A stretch of Fusarium fujikuroi IMI 58289 draft genome, chromosome FFUJ_chr10 DNA encodes these proteins:
- a CDS encoding related to cercosporin resistance protein has product MSTSTSSKVSGVRRRACVNCTSVKSKCLPFSSDECQRCNRLGKRCTYLNVVEKRKSPSSSSYVYGNKGFYSDILTSLSRARLLEQRLSRVLALLGTQAHGTPMSGFVAQLAAGDLDMDALNGILFGQLPISQGLTLQGTLDVVDRGFLSLPEAQSLLDNYRSKAVEHFPFVPISSDTTIASLRATKPFLFMCIVATMKFDNCNIQHQIGEEIRNQAHQRVLMQSESTLEILQGLLIYLSWYQYFFISYEKQQIVPIAQLCVSLVQNLGLDQNPDNMRRKVDLGPDETAPGRKAARSAEQLRALLGTYCTASWVSIKFRTRGALPYTGYIKQSWERLLANAEYPSDLMIPHFVRISEMCRRICDTFGYDDLENSGMRGEFVSAMALQTLNNESALLKASIPLDLQNNLAIRMEVYLLDTLLGEVSLHDDFWDSTSTSNLFVTNNPSSSTSTRVSILFNLIRSCKSLNDAVITYPDEELWYITFYTTAKICRSLLCLSNASKISSEIFREAGLASYNAPFMAISSPVHDAMTVERVADLKGEAKRLQRKFKNLSPQVQKIGNEEDIMLGFSGMIWAVAVAYEETKRLEPSLLSFSIGSDGQNSSSELGSSEGYLSSTGSGSMQPEAVLDFGLMEDETWEELLAGIATVNDPASSLQI; this is encoded by the exons ATGTCGACTAGTACCTCTTCTAAAGTTTCTGGTGTGAGAAGGAGAGCTTGTGTCAATTGCACCTCTGTCAAATCGAAATGCCTGCCATTCTCATCTGACGAATGCCAGCGGTGTAATCGGCTTGGTAAGCGGTGCACTTATCTCAACGTGGTGGAGAAGCGAAAGAGtccctccagctcctcgtATGTCTATGGAAACAAGGGCTTTTATTCAGATATATTAACATCGCTTAGTCGTGCACGGCTCCTCGAGCAGCGGCTGAGTAGAGTTTTGGCTCTGCTTGGCACCCAAGCTCATGGTACGCCTATGAGTGGCTTCGTTGCACAGTTAGCTGCTGGAGACCTCGATATGGATGCACTGAATGGTATCCTGTTTGGCCAATTGCCAATATCTCAAGGCTTAACACTTCAGGGGACGCTAGATGTTGTCGATCGTGGGTTTCTCAGCTTGCCTGAAGCGCAGAGCTTGCTTGACAACTATCGTAGCAAAGCGGTCGAACACTTCCCTTTCGTTCCAATCTCTTCTGATACTACGATCGCTTCTCTAAGAGCTACCAAGCCCTTTTTATTCATGTGCATCGTGGCAACCATGAAATTCGACAATTGTAATATCCAGCACCAGATCGGTGAAGAAATCCGCAACCAAGCACACCAGCGAGTTTTGATGCAGTCAGAGAGCACTCTTGAAATTCTGCAAGGTCTCTTGATCTACCTGTCATGGTACCAGTATTTCTTCATCAGCTACGAGAAGCAGCAAATTGTCCCAATCGCACAATTGTGTGTCTCACTGGTTCAGAACCTCGGGCTCGATCAGAACCCTGATAATATGAGACGAAAAGTCGATCTTGGGCCAGACGAAACAGCCCCTGGACGAAAGGCCGCACGGTCTGCAGAGCAACTTCGGGCTTTGCTTGGAACATATTGCACGGCATCTTG GGTTTCTATCAAGTTTCGGACTCGTGGCGCTTTGCCATATACAGGATACATCAAGCAAAGCTGGGAACGCCTTCTAGCCAATGCAGAATACCCTAGTGACCTTATGATTCCCCATTTTGTCCGTATAAGCGAAATGTGCCGTCGTATATGCGACACTTTTGGGTACGACGATCTCGAAAACTCAGGGATGAGGGGAGAGTTTGTCAGTGCCATGGCTTTGCAGACCCTCAATAACGAATCTGCATTGTTGAAAGCCTCCATTCCTCTGGATCTCCAGAACAACC TTGCTATAAGAATGGAGGTCTACTTGCTTGATACCTTACTCGGTGAAGTTTCACTTCATGACGACTTTTGGGACAGCACATCGACTTCTAACCTCTTCGTAACTAATAATCCGTCTTCCTCAACCAGTACCAGGGTTTCCATCTTGTTCAACCTAATTCGAAGCTGCAAGTCGTTGAACGATGCCGTCATAACCTATCCAGACGAAGAGCTCTGGTACATCACGTTTTACACAACGGCCAAGATTTGCAGAAGCCTCTTGTGTCTCTCAAATGCCAGCAAGATATCATCGGAGATATTTAGAGAGGCAGGACTTGCTTCCTACAATGCCCCTTTCATGGCCATTAGTTCTCCAGTTCACGACGCTATGACAGTTGAGAGGGTGGCTGACTTGAAGGGCGAGGCAAAGCGGCTGCAACGAAAATTCAAGAATCTGTCACCTCAAGTACAGAAAATCGGTAATGAAGAAGACATCATGCTCGGATTCTCGGGTATGATATGGGCAGTGGCAGTTGCGTATGAGGAAACGAAAAGACTGGAACCAAGCCTTTTGAGCTTTTCTATTGGGAGCGATGGACAGAACTCTTCTTCCGAGCTAGGAAGCTCGGAAGGCTATCTCTCAAGTACTGGCTCAGGAAGTATGCAGCCTGAAGCAGTGTTAGACTTTGGTCTGATGGAAGATGAAACTTGGGAAGAGTTGTTGGCTGGGATTGCTACCGTAAATGACCCGGCATCATCTCTGCAAATATGA